Proteins found in one Pontibacter sp. SGAir0037 genomic segment:
- a CDS encoding TIGR02757 family protein, whose product MKQDLAAIKDLLDNRYEKYNQPDFIPNDPVSIPHRFSKKQDIEISGFFAAILAWGQRKTIIQNCLRLMALMDNAPHEFMVQHQEQDLTRFLGFKHRTFNDTDLLYLLYFFQQYYRQHDSLEKAFTGENNEVKSQRERLIHFHDTIFSLEEAPHRTKKHISTPARKSACKRLNMYLRWMVRKDDKGVDFGFWNTMQMSDLVCPCDVHVERVGRRLGLITRKGMDWQTAEELTDHLRAFDPLDPVKYDYALFGLGVEEKF is encoded by the coding sequence ATGAAACAAGACCTTGCTGCCATAAAAGACCTGCTGGATAACCGCTATGAAAAATACAACCAACCTGATTTCATACCCAACGATCCGGTTTCCATTCCTCATCGTTTTTCTAAGAAGCAAGATATAGAGATCAGTGGTTTTTTTGCTGCGATTCTGGCATGGGGGCAACGCAAAACTATTATACAAAACTGCCTCAGGCTTATGGCACTCATGGATAATGCTCCTCATGAATTTATGGTGCAGCACCAGGAGCAGGATCTGACTCGATTTTTAGGGTTTAAACACCGCACCTTCAACGATACAGATCTGCTGTACCTGTTATACTTTTTTCAGCAGTATTACCGCCAGCACGATAGCCTGGAGAAGGCATTTACCGGAGAAAATAATGAGGTAAAGTCGCAGCGGGAAAGATTAATTCATTTTCATGATACCATTTTCAGCTTAGAAGAGGCACCTCATCGCACTAAAAAGCATATTTCCACGCCTGCCCGAAAATCGGCTTGTAAGCGCCTAAACATGTACCTGCGCTGGATGGTGCGCAAAGACGACAAGGGCGTTGATTTTGGTTTCTGGAATACGATGCAGATGTCGGACCTGGTTTGCCCCTGCGATGTGCATGTGGAGCGTGTCGGACGCAGGCTTGGCCTCATTACCCGCAAAGGCATGGACTGGCAAACTGCCGAAGAATTAACCGATCACCTACGCGCATTTGATCCGCTGGACCCGGTAAAGTATGATTACGCTTTATTCGGTTTAGGAGTAGAGGAGAAGTTTTAG
- a CDS encoding SDR family oxidoreductase produces the protein MEEQENKAQQDPKEQYDQPPFPEQKQEVPGTEADMQPKADHGEESYKGSGKLTGRKAIITGGDSGIGRAVAIAFAREGADVLISYLSEDKDAKETAKYIEEAGRKAVLVAGDISEEEHCKTIVQRAVEEFGQIDILVNNAAFQMSRESLQQIPSEEWDHTFRTNIYAMFYLCKAAEPHMKPGSTIVNTTSVNAYQPTPTLLAYAATKGAIQNFTANLAQLLAEKGIRVNCVAPGPIWTPLIPSTMPEEQVKEFGKNVPMGRPGQPAELAPVYVLLASQDSSYISGATVPVTGGKPTI, from the coding sequence ATGGAAGAACAGGAAAACAAAGCACAACAGGATCCAAAGGAACAGTACGATCAGCCGCCTTTCCCGGAGCAGAAGCAAGAGGTGCCTGGCACAGAGGCCGACATGCAGCCAAAGGCCGATCATGGGGAAGAGTCTTATAAAGGCTCCGGAAAATTAACTGGCAGAAAAGCTATTATTACAGGTGGCGATTCCGGTATCGGAAGGGCTGTAGCCATTGCCTTTGCCCGTGAAGGTGCAGATGTACTTATCTCGTATTTAAGCGAAGACAAGGATGCCAAAGAAACGGCTAAGTATATAGAAGAAGCCGGAAGAAAAGCTGTGCTGGTAGCTGGCGATATTAGCGAAGAGGAACACTGTAAAACCATAGTGCAACGTGCAGTGGAGGAGTTCGGCCAGATCGATATTCTGGTAAACAATGCGGCCTTTCAGATGTCACGTGAGTCGCTGCAGCAAATACCAAGCGAGGAGTGGGATCATACTTTCCGCACCAATATTTATGCGATGTTCTACCTTTGCAAGGCAGCAGAGCCGCACATGAAACCGGGCAGCACCATCGTGAATACAACATCAGTAAATGCCTACCAGCCTACGCCTACGCTGCTGGCTTATGCCGCTACCAAAGGCGCTATCCAGAATTTTACAGCTAACCTGGCGCAATTGCTGGCTGAAAAAGGCATACGGGTAAATTGTGTGGCGCCAGGGCCAATATGGACACCACTGATTCCGTCTACCATGCCGGAAGAGCAAGTGAAGGAGTTTGGGAAAAATGTACCTATGGGGCGTCCGGGACAGCCAGCCGAACTGGCTCCGGTATATGTACTGCTGGCGTCGCAGGATTCCAGCTATATTTCCGGAGCCACCGTGCCTGTTACAGGCGGTAAGCCGACTATTTAA
- a CDS encoding YhcH/YjgK/YiaL family protein, giving the protein MILDKLQNATRYYSLHPRFAKAFQFLQESDLTTLPLGQLEIEGRNLFAIISEGTGVPESEAKLEVHRKYIDIQYIVSGTDHMGWKDLALCEAPNDPYTAERDAAFFSDKTKNWFDVPAGSFTIFYPDDAHAAMVTETVVRKIVLKIAVEAGA; this is encoded by the coding sequence GTGATACTAGATAAACTACAAAACGCTACCCGCTACTACAGCCTTCATCCCCGCTTTGCAAAAGCTTTTCAGTTTTTGCAGGAATCCGACCTGACTACTTTACCACTAGGTCAGTTGGAAATTGAGGGGCGTAACCTGTTTGCCATTATTTCGGAAGGAACGGGCGTGCCCGAATCAGAAGCAAAGCTGGAAGTGCACCGCAAATACATTGATATACAGTATATCGTATCCGGCACCGATCACATGGGCTGGAAAGACTTGGCGCTTTGCGAAGCTCCTAACGATCCATATACAGCAGAAAGAGACGCAGCCTTCTTTTCGGATAAAACGAAGAACTGGTTTGATGTACCAGCAGGTTCTTTCACTATTTTTTATCCGGATGATGCCCATGCTGCCATGGTAACAGAAACAGTAGTACGCAAGATTGTACTTAAAATAGCTGTTGAAGCAGGCGCATAA
- a CDS encoding ThuA domain-containing protein has product MSLKRPYNLSSSLILSLLFLFTLGCSGKKEERILIFSKNKTSQQVSDQALKALLAYATSHGMTADTTTNSSYFTEDSLQHYGAVVFVNTSQDVLDTWQQNDFERFVQAGGGFVGVHAAGSSTYQWPWYNQMLGASFTKQADSLAAETELTFQLQEGREELTEGLPASWKQNDAPITLHASNPGVQVVARAGDKQPLSWYREYNGGRMFYTRAGGTAESYRNENFLRHIFAGIKYTLGGSALNYHQASTERMPEDNRFLQVVLDTYLHEPIEMEVMSDGRVLFIERLGNVKLYDPAKKETKLVATLDVHTEGNYEDGLLGLELDPDFDRNNYIYLYYSPVGDKAVQNLSRFKLLRGDSLIMRSEKVVLQVPVQRETCCHSAGNVYFGPDGYLYLTTGDNTSSKESDGFTPIDERPGRGPFDAQKSSGNTHDLRGKILRIKVNKDGSYSIPQGNLFPKDGSQGRPEIYVMGARNAYRMTVDKRGFVYWGDVGPDGGVATERGPKSQDEWNQARSAGNFGWPYFVGNNKAYADFNFETNQVGARFNPKRPVNESPNNYGSKVLPPAQPAMIWYPYDASEEFPMLGTGSRAAMAGPFYYQDDYKKSRNRFPKYYNNKMFIYEWARDWIKVLTFDDEGNLQKIEPFLASQKFAHPIDMKFGRDGAMYVLQYGANYFSRNPDAELVRIEYAEGNRQPVAQIKADKAVGAAPFKVKLSGKESFDYDKDDELKYHWNSGAGEESTDAEPTFTYTKPGVYRPKLTVTDGSGDKASAEIEIKVGNEIPQVTININGNRSFYFDNRTLHYSVQVQDKEDGQLNKGIAPSQVQFAIDYLAEGKDLALLTSNSQNSGVSARYIKGKNLIDNSDCKSCHALDKKSIGPSYVAVAERYKGNTGAVAMLAKKIVTGGNGNWGQTMMAAHPQHTEAETAEMVKYILSLGDGQQSLPLSGSYTLTEHVGGSGSGTYILSARYTDKGDKITGPLTGSQVVYLRNPRVQAESFDSFKNVGQQSPHGDGPSFVSSIKNGSYIAFKAIDLSGINLLTFNVMAPRNGGTIEVRAGSPTGKLLGAAAVNPTPENREWRQVTAQVSGQNGMQQLFFVFKNDKVKDGDLMVLDWIQFGTTNTSASR; this is encoded by the coding sequence ATGAGCTTAAAACGCCCTTATAACCTTAGCTCCTCTTTAATCCTCAGCCTGCTCTTTCTGTTCACGCTTGGCTGCTCAGGGAAAAAAGAAGAGAGAATTCTTATCTTCTCTAAAAACAAAACAAGCCAGCAGGTTTCTGACCAGGCTTTGAAGGCACTGTTAGCCTATGCCACAAGCCATGGCATGACAGCCGACACGACCACAAATAGCAGCTACTTCACCGAGGACTCCCTGCAGCACTATGGCGCTGTTGTGTTTGTGAATACCTCGCAGGATGTACTGGATACCTGGCAGCAGAATGATTTTGAGCGTTTTGTGCAGGCAGGCGGAGGTTTTGTAGGAGTGCATGCAGCCGGAAGCTCTACCTACCAATGGCCCTGGTACAACCAGATGCTGGGCGCTTCTTTTACTAAACAGGCAGACAGTCTGGCTGCAGAAACAGAGCTTACCTTTCAGTTGCAGGAAGGAAGAGAAGAACTAACAGAAGGCTTGCCAGCTTCCTGGAAACAAAACGACGCGCCGATTACGCTTCACGCCAGCAACCCCGGAGTACAGGTGGTGGCACGGGCAGGCGACAAGCAGCCCCTGTCCTGGTACCGGGAGTACAATGGCGGGCGCATGTTCTATACCCGCGCCGGCGGTACCGCAGAAAGCTACCGGAACGAGAATTTCCTCAGGCACATCTTTGCTGGCATTAAGTATACATTAGGCGGCTCTGCCCTTAACTACCACCAGGCTTCTACGGAACGCATGCCGGAAGACAACCGTTTCCTGCAGGTAGTGCTCGATACTTACCTGCACGAGCCAATCGAAATGGAAGTGATGAGCGATGGCCGTGTGCTCTTTATAGAACGGCTCGGGAATGTGAAGCTTTATGATCCTGCCAAAAAAGAAACCAAGTTAGTTGCTACCCTGGATGTGCATACGGAGGGGAACTACGAAGATGGCTTGCTGGGCCTGGAACTGGACCCCGACTTTGACCGGAACAACTATATCTACCTCTATTACTCTCCTGTTGGAGATAAGGCCGTTCAGAACCTTTCCCGCTTCAAGTTGCTTCGTGGCGACAGCCTGATTATGCGCTCAGAGAAAGTCGTGCTGCAGGTACCCGTACAGCGCGAGACATGCTGCCACTCAGCCGGAAACGTATACTTCGGGCCGGATGGCTATCTGTACCTGACCACCGGCGACAATACCAGCTCCAAAGAATCAGATGGTTTTACACCGATTGACGAGCGCCCGGGCCGTGGTCCGTTCGATGCACAGAAATCTTCCGGCAATACCCATGACCTAAGGGGCAAGATACTCCGCATTAAAGTAAACAAAGATGGCTCCTACTCCATCCCGCAAGGCAACCTGTTTCCAAAAGACGGTTCACAAGGGCGACCGGAAATTTATGTGATGGGAGCTCGCAACGCCTATCGTATGACCGTTGACAAAAGAGGCTTTGTATATTGGGGAGATGTGGGTCCTGATGGTGGCGTAGCTACAGAACGCGGACCAAAAAGCCAGGACGAGTGGAACCAGGCCAGAAGCGCCGGTAATTTTGGCTGGCCTTATTTCGTAGGTAACAATAAAGCGTATGCCGATTTCAATTTCGAGACAAACCAGGTAGGTGCAAGATTCAATCCGAAAAGGCCGGTAAATGAGTCTCCCAACAATTACGGTTCCAAAGTACTGCCTCCTGCTCAGCCAGCCATGATCTGGTATCCTTACGACGCCTCTGAAGAGTTCCCAATGCTCGGCACCGGCTCCCGTGCAGCTATGGCAGGCCCTTTCTACTATCAGGATGACTACAAAAAGTCACGCAACAGGTTTCCGAAGTACTACAACAATAAAATGTTCATTTATGAGTGGGCACGGGATTGGATAAAGGTACTTACCTTTGACGATGAGGGTAATCTCCAGAAGATCGAGCCATTCCTGGCAAGCCAGAAGTTTGCCCACCCCATCGATATGAAGTTTGGCCGCGACGGCGCGATGTATGTGCTGCAGTACGGAGCCAACTACTTCTCCCGAAACCCGGATGCAGAGCTGGTACGGATTGAGTATGCAGAGGGGAACAGGCAACCTGTGGCCCAGATAAAAGCCGACAAAGCAGTAGGAGCTGCTCCTTTTAAGGTTAAGCTCTCTGGTAAGGAATCGTTCGATTATGACAAGGACGATGAGCTGAAATACCACTGGAACTCCGGCGCAGGCGAAGAATCCACAGATGCAGAGCCAACCTTTACCTATACTAAGCCAGGCGTGTACAGGCCTAAACTCACTGTAACAGACGGTAGCGGGGACAAGGCTAGCGCCGAAATTGAGATAAAAGTAGGGAATGAAATTCCACAGGTAACCATCAACATCAACGGCAACAGAAGCTTCTATTTTGATAACCGCACCCTTCACTATAGTGTGCAGGTGCAGGATAAAGAAGACGGACAGCTCAACAAGGGAATTGCGCCAAGCCAGGTGCAGTTTGCCATAGATTACTTGGCAGAAGGTAAAGACCTGGCGCTGCTTACTTCCAACAGCCAGAATAGCGGCGTTTCAGCCAGGTATATCAAAGGCAAAAACCTGATTGATAACAGCGACTGCAAATCCTGCCATGCGCTGGACAAAAAATCTATTGGCCCGAGTTATGTGGCTGTAGCGGAGCGGTACAAAGGCAACACCGGTGCAGTTGCAATGCTAGCGAAGAAAATTGTAACCGGTGGCAACGGCAACTGGGGGCAAACCATGATGGCGGCTCATCCGCAGCACACAGAAGCAGAAACCGCTGAAATGGTAAAGTACATCCTTTCCCTGGGTGATGGTCAGCAGAGCCTGCCACTGTCCGGCTCCTATACCTTAACAGAACATGTAGGCGGTAGCGGTTCCGGCACCTATATCCTATCAGCCAGGTATACCGACAAAGGAGATAAAATCACAGGCCCACTCACCGGCAGTCAGGTAGTTTACCTGCGAAATCCAAGGGTGCAGGCCGAAAGCTTCGATTCCTTTAAAAATGTAGGGCAGCAAAGTCCGCACGGCGACGGGCCTTCGTTTGTGAGCAGCATTAAAAACGGTTCTTACATTGCCTTCAAGGCTATAGATTTGTCCGGCATCAACCTGCTCACTTTTAATGTAATGGCGCCAAGAAATGGTGGCACCATAGAAGTAAGAGCAGGTTCCCCGACAGGTAAGTTATTAGGTGCAGCCGCTGTTAACCCTACTCCGGAAAACAGGGAATGGAGGCAGGTAACAGCGCAGGTGTCAGGCCAGAATGGTATGCAGCAGCTGTTCTTCGTCTTTAAGAATGACAAAGTAAAAGATGGCGACCTGATGGTGCTGGACTGGATACAGTTTGGCACTACCAATACGAGTGCAAGCAGATAA
- a CDS encoding NCS2 family permease produces the protein MEEYFELKKNGTTVQTEIIAGVSSFLATSYIIVVNPNILSQAGMPFAGVLTATVLVSFFSSLMMGFYARNPILVAPGMGLNAFFTFSAVMGMGVAWQVALGAVFWSGVVFLLLSVFNIRTFIVKAIPRTLRYAIAAGIGLFISLIGLANAQFIVSNPSTILGIGPLTPALLTFVFGLLITAVLVTRQVKGAILIGIVLTTLAAYPIGRWWGLDATPLVNWQGLLAAPDFSLLFQLDLLGSLQWAIVPVIFAFVFTDMFDSLSTFVGLAEAANLLDEHGEPRNVKRALATDAVATTLAGLVGSSPGTAYIESAVGIEAGGRTGLTAVVGGLLFLPFLFLAPLLSIVPSIATAPALVLVGVFMVRPITKINWFQLDDAIPAFLAIILIPFTYSITQGIIWGFLSYTFIKIAVGKREDISLSLLVIDAFCVLALIL, from the coding sequence ATGGAGGAATACTTCGAACTTAAAAAGAACGGAACAACAGTACAGACCGAAATTATAGCAGGCGTATCCTCCTTTCTGGCTACTTCCTATATTATAGTAGTTAATCCGAATATTTTGAGCCAGGCTGGAATGCCGTTTGCAGGCGTACTTACAGCTACCGTTCTGGTAAGCTTTTTCAGCAGCTTGATGATGGGTTTCTATGCGCGGAACCCGATACTGGTAGCACCGGGCATGGGCTTAAATGCTTTTTTTACATTCTCAGCGGTAATGGGTATGGGAGTTGCGTGGCAGGTAGCTTTAGGCGCCGTATTCTGGTCGGGAGTAGTTTTCCTGCTCCTGTCTGTGTTTAACATTCGTACCTTTATAGTAAAAGCCATTCCCAGAACATTACGCTATGCCATTGCGGCAGGTATAGGCTTATTTATCTCGCTCATCGGCTTGGCTAATGCACAGTTCATAGTTTCCAATCCTTCCACCATTTTAGGCATAGGTCCGCTTACACCTGCTCTGCTTACCTTCGTATTTGGGTTGCTTATAACGGCTGTTCTTGTCACAAGGCAGGTGAAGGGTGCGATCCTGATCGGGATAGTACTCACGACGCTGGCTGCCTATCCTATTGGCAGGTGGTGGGGGCTGGACGCTACTCCTCTTGTAAACTGGCAGGGACTTCTGGCCGCACCAGATTTCAGCCTCCTTTTTCAACTGGACCTGTTGGGCTCGCTGCAGTGGGCTATTGTACCCGTTATTTTTGCCTTTGTATTTACGGATATGTTCGATAGCCTGTCCACTTTTGTAGGTCTGGCCGAGGCCGCTAATCTACTGGATGAGCATGGCGAGCCCCGTAACGTGAAACGGGCGTTGGCAACAGATGCCGTCGCCACAACACTGGCAGGCTTGGTTGGTTCAAGTCCCGGAACGGCTTATATAGAATCGGCAGTTGGTATAGAGGCAGGTGGTCGCACAGGTCTGACAGCAGTGGTGGGTGGGCTGTTATTTCTGCCTTTTCTCTTCCTGGCTCCCCTTTTATCTATCGTACCCTCCATTGCAACTGCTCCTGCCCTGGTGCTGGTAGGTGTATTTATGGTACGCCCTATTACAAAAATCAACTGGTTTCAGCTGGATGATGCCATACCGGCTTTTCTGGCCATCATCCTTATTCCCTTCACTTATTCTATAACCCAGGGTATAATCTGGGGG